The sequence AAAGGGTAAATTTTCAGTATTCCTTTGAAGATTTAGGTGTAACAATGTCATGTACTTTAATAGCTAAAGATAATAATGATAAAGTTTTTCAGCCTTCGATATTTGAGGAAAAAATATATACCTATTTAATTTCAATGTATGAATTAAAAAAGGAAGTTAACGATACAGATGAATATATAGAGTTTGAGATATCAGACTTTATAGTTAATTTTTTAGGAAATAAGATGAATAGAACTTATTATACTAAAGTTGAGCAAGCCTTAAAGAATCTAAAAAATACTGAGTATCAATTTCTTGTATCAAATCATACAAAATTAGGAAATTATAGATTTGAAGATGAAGAGTTTAAATTACTTACTTATCAAAAGTTAGAAAGAGGAAGAAAAAAATTTTATAGAGTTACTTTAAACAAAAATATTAGGCAAAAAATAAAAGATAAGAGATACATAAAATATAATTCAAGATCTTTATTAGAAATTTTAACAAAAGATCCTATAGCTGGAAGAATCTATAAATATATTAGTAAAATTAGATACAATAAAGATAAAGATAGGATAAACTTGAGAACATTAGCAGCTGTAATCCCTCTGAAAACTGAGCAGATAACTGAAAGAGCAAATAAAAATGGCGAGGTTAAGCAATATGTTCTTTGTAGATTAAAACAAGTTTTAAAAAGAATAGAAAAGGCTTTTGATGTTTTAGTTGGATTGGAATATATTCTAAATTATAAAGTTGCATATATAAAAACAGAAGATACTTATTATTTTGAATACACTTTCAATAAAAAGAAAGATGGTGAATGCCATGTTTCAACATATATAGAGAATAAAACTGAGAAGTTAGCAACAATCGATTATAAAAATAAACAAGAAATTGAAGATAATATTGAAGATGCAGAAATAATTGAGATTACTGAAGAAAAAGCCACAAAAGAGAGTGTTAAAAAGAAGGAGAGCACTGAATTTCCTGACGAAATTTTAGAAAGAATAAAAAAGGCTAAAAGAAATATTTATGTAATGAGAGCATGGGATAAAAGAACTGATACTAAGATTAAAAAGATTTATAGAGAAGAGGGTGAAGAAAGAACAAAAGAGATATTAAATATTTTGTATAAAAATTTAGTTACTAATGTCAAAACGACCTTAGTGCAGTATATAAATGGAATTATGAAAAATTTAGCTTCTGTAGAGAAAGAAAATAATAAACAAAATTTGACACTATTTGGAAATGTTGTAAAAGATAAGGGATTAAAAAGCAGAAGACAGATAAATCAAGCTAGAAAAGCTAGTAAAAAACCAGTTCTTAGCAATATTAAAGATCTAGTAGGAGAAAATAATATACCTAGGGATATTATTGAAGAGTTTGAAAGTTATGATGAATACGAGAAATTAAAAATAGAGGAGAAAGCATTAGAGCTTTGTTCTAAAGAGATGGGAGTAGATATTAATTTTTTATTAGCTATGAAAGCTAAGACAAGAGCTATATATATAGGAGCGATAAAAGATTATATAGAGAGAGTTATGAAAGAAGTAAAAGTAAATCAAATATAAATATTATTGTTTATATACATATTTAAAAATTTATTTTTTGAACTGAGATGATCAAAGTATAGTAGAGCCATTATGATATTTGTAATGGTTCTTTTATTTTTTATTCATTTTTTATCTATTAAAATATAAGAATTATCTAGAAGATTTATAGAATATTAGTAAAGAAAATAAAATAAAAATAAAAAAAGTATTGACGTATTTTAAAATATATGGTAATATGTATTTCGTCCGCGAGAGAGCGGTATTGATGAATAAGGACGTTAGCAACAGAATAGAGAAAGATAAGTAATGCAAACACAACAATAAATTGGTGTAAATAATCAGTATATTTTACTGAGTTTAATAGATTGAACGAAGAGTTTGATCCTGGCTCAGGATGAACGCTGACAGAATGCTTAACACATGCAAGTCTACTTGATCCTTCGGGTGATGGTGGCGGACGGGTGAGTAACGCGTAAAGAACTTGCCCTGCAGTCTGGGACAACATTTGGAAACGAATGCTAATACCGGATATTATGTGAGTTTCGCATGGAATTCATATGAAAGCTATATGCGCTGCAGGAGAGCTTTGCGTCCTATTAGCTAGTTGGTGAGGTAACGGCTCACCAAGGCCATGATAGGTAGCCGGCCTGAGAGGGTGAACGGCCACAAGGGGACTGAGACACGGCCCTTACTCCTACGGGAGGCAGCAGTGGGGAATATTGGACAATGGACCATAAGTCTGATCCAGCAATTCTGTGTGCACGATGAAGTTTTTCGGAATGTAAAGTGCTTTCAGTTGGGACGAAGTAAGTGACGGTACCAACAGAAGAAGCGACGGCTAAATACGTGCCAGCAGCCGCGGTAATACGTATGTCGCAAGCGTTATCCGGATTTATTGGGCGTAAAGTGCGTCTAGGCGGTTTGGTAAGTCTGATGTGAAAATGCGGGGCTCAACTCCGTATTGCGTTGGAAACTGTCAAACTAGAGTACTGGAGAGGTGGGCGGAACTACAAGTGTAGAGGTGAAATTCGTAGATATTTGTAGGAATGCCGATGGGGAAGCCAGCCCACTGGACAGATACTGACGCTAAAGCGCGAAAGCGTGGGTAGCAAACAGGATTAGATACCCTGGTAGTCCACGCCGTAAACGATGATTACTAGGTGTTGGGGGTCGAACCTCAGCGCCCAAGCTAACGCGATAAGTAATCCGCCTGGGGAGTACGTACGCAAGTATGAAACTCAAAGGAATTGACGGGGACCCGCACAAGCGGTGGAGCATGTGGTTTAATTCGACGCAACGCGAGGAACCTTACCAGCGTTTGACATCCTAGGAAGTTGGCAGAGATGCCTTCGTGCCCCTTCGGGGGAACCTAGTGACAGGTGGTGCATGGCTGTCGTCAGCTCGTGTCGTGAGATGTTGGGTTAAGTCCCGCAACGAGCGCAACCCCTTTCGTATGTTGCCATCATTAAGTTGGGCACTCATGCGATACTGCCTGCGATGAGCAGGAGGAAGGTGGGGATGACGTCAAGTCATCATGCCCCTTATACGCTGGGCTACACACGTGCTACAATGGGTAGTACAGAGAGTCGCAAACCCGCGAGGGGGAGCTAATCTCAGAAAACTATTCTCAGTTCGGATTGTACTCTGCAACTCGAGTACATGAAGTTGGAATCGCTAGTAATCGCAAATCAGCTATGTTGCGGTGAATACGTTCTCGGGTCTTGTACACACCGCCCGTCACACCACGAGAGTTGGTTGCACCTGAAGTAGCAGGCCTAACCGTAAGGAGGGATGCTCCGAGGGTGTGATTAGCGATTGGGGTGAAGTCGTAACAAGGTATCCGTACGGGAACGTGCGGATGGATCACCTCCTTTCTAAGGAGCAATACTTTCTCTATTCTATTGATAATGTTCTTATAATCAAGGAGTGACGGAGTTACGACTATGATTATAAAGATGTCGCATTCGGAGAATGGGACGCAACATTATTATTAATGGACATTGGAAACTATATAGTAAATCAGATAATACAATTTAACTCTAATTTTAATAGAGTTAGCTGTCAATCAATATTTAAAAACTAAAGGTTAAAATAATTAAGGGCACATAGGGAATGCCTAGGTAGTAAGAGCCGATGAAGGACGTGGTAAGCTGCGATAAGCTCAGGGTAGTTGCAATCGAACGTTTGATCCTGAGATTTCCGAATGGAGCAATCCGCTAAGTTGAAGACTTAGCACGAAAGAGGGTACCGCGTGAACTGAAACATCTAAGTAACGCGAGGAAAAGAAAGTAAAAACGATTCCCCAAGTAGCGGCGAGCGAACGGGGATGAGCCCAAACCGCATAAATGTCAAGGATGCAGCCGTTGTTTATGCGGGGTTGTGGGAAGAACTATGAGGAACTGCAACGTACTCAACAATGTTAATGACTGAACTGGAACTAGTTGGAAAGCTAGATCGTAGAAGGTGATAATCCTGTACAGGTAAACTCATTAACTTGTCCGTTCTCTCCCAAGTAACATGGAACACGAGGAATTCTGTGTGAATCT comes from Fusobacterium necrogenes and encodes:
- a CDS encoding replication initiator protein A gives rise to the protein MKKENSRIKDGVDSFNIVSSGSLLEDIKNVEIKLNKVPEIEVKEVVIKETGNFLNLKDNIINIPVEMIVFPFFTPQKQNKRVNFQYSFEDLGVTMSCTLIAKDNNDKVFQPSIFEEKIYTYLISMYELKKEVNDTDEYIEFEISDFIVNFLGNKMNRTYYTKVEQALKNLKNTEYQFLVSNHTKLGNYRFEDEEFKLLTYQKLERGRKKFYRVTLNKNIRQKIKDKRYIKYNSRSLLEILTKDPIAGRIYKYISKIRYNKDKDRINLRTLAAVIPLKTEQITERANKNGEVKQYVLCRLKQVLKRIEKAFDVLVGLEYILNYKVAYIKTEDTYYFEYTFNKKKDGECHVSTYIENKTEKLATIDYKNKQEIEDNIEDAEIIEITEEKATKESVKKKESTEFPDEILERIKKAKRNIYVMRAWDKRTDTKIKKIYREEGEERTKEILNILYKNLVTNVKTTLVQYINGIMKNLASVEKENNKQNLTLFGNVVKDKGLKSRRQINQARKASKKPVLSNIKDLVGENNIPRDIIEEFESYDEYEKLKIEEKALELCSKEMGVDINFLLAMKAKTRAIYIGAIKDYIERVMKEVKVNQI